A region of the Bdellovibrionota bacterium genome:
ACGAACATAACGAATATCCTCCACCGGCACGGCGTAAATCCGCCGCCCGTTACGTACCGCCAGCTGAAATGCGTATTCCTTGGGAGCGTTCTGCGGAATTGACCCCATCGCCCCCGCCAGTTTCTCGAGCGCTCCGCGGAAAAGAAGATCTTTTGTGACGATGTTGCGGACTTTGTTCACACAGGTGGAGAGCCGCTCCAAATCCACCGGTTTTTGAATGTAGTCGAGTGCGTGAAGCTCGAACGCGCGAACGGCGTAACGATCGTACGCCGTCACGAACACGACGTACGGAATTGTTTTCCAGGAAAGGAGCCTCCGAACCACTTCCATTCCGTCCATTTCGGGCATGTGAACATCGAGAAAGAGAACGTCGGGATGTAGCTGTTCCGCGAGGGAGAGCGCCTGAAGGCCGTCGTCGGCCTCTCCGACCACCTGCACGTCCTGGCACTGCCCCAATTGATACGCCAGCTCGCTCCGGGCCGGCGCTTCGTCATCGACGACCAAGGCTCGAATCATCGCAAGCGTCCCGAGTCTGACGTAGTTTGACAACAAAGGCCGCCGATGCGCCCGGGCACTACCGTCCTCATGCGTTCCCCGCAATTCTCGACGACGTCGACTTGAGCGGAAAGGCCACGGACACTCGCGTTCCCTTTCCGGGCTCGCTCTCCACGTCAAAATCGAAATCGGAGCCGTACAGGACATGGAGTCGTTCGTTCACGTTCGACAGACCGATCCCGGAATTTTTCACGACGCTTAAGCGCTCGGCCGAAATCCCCACGCCGTCATCCTCCACGATCAAATGAAGATACTCGTCCGACTTCTGCGCGGAAATTCGGATCGTTCCGCTCTTTTTCTTTAACCCGTGAATCACGGAATTCTCGACGATCGGTTGAATCAGGAGACTCGGCACGTGAATGCGGAGCAGCGCGGGATCGACGTTCTTGTGCACGCGAATTCGTTCCTCGCCGAACCGCGCCCTTTCAATGTCGAGGAAGTCATCCGTAAACCGAAGTTCTTCTTCCAGAGGCCGGAAATCGTCGTTGGTATCCAAAATCGCCCGCAGGATTTGAGCCAGCTTTTGCAGGACCGTGCGCGCCTTGGGAGGATCGATCCGAATCAGCGAGGCGATCGTGTTGAGCGTATTGAACAGAAAGTGAGGCTGGATTTTGCTCTTCAGCGCGTCCAGCCGCGCCTGAACGATTCCGCGCTCCCGTTCGGCCAGCGCCATTTCGACATACGTGTGATCCCAAATCATGAGCGGCACGCCGATTGCGGCGGCCTTTCCGATCAGAAGCGCGGCCAGCGTCCAACTGTGCGTGGGAATGAGCGTAAATAAAACCGATCTTCCCCAAACCTTGCTTGCGCCCAGCTCCAATACGCTCAAGGCGACGATGACGATCAAAAGGCGGAGGTCATACCGAAGGTGCGGCCGATCGTTTTGATCCTCACGATACCTGCGGAAAAAAACGAGCGTCAAAGGACTGAACGAAATCCGCTGGCGCTGGCGGTAACAAAAATGATGGAGCAATCCCCCCGCCAATCCGGCCACGACGGCGATGGGGATCAAGCCGTACTCACCGGCGGCAACCGCCGGCAGAGAAACGGCCAGGCCGACGGTCATGCCGACGATCGAACCGGCCACCAGCCCGCCCAGAAGCGATCCCTCAAGCCCCATATCGGCGGCGACGTAACCCAGCAAGATTCGAGCAAGAACACCGAGACTGAAAAGTCCACCCATGAGGGCTATAAAATAGATACGCCCCTTCACGCCTTCGCGTTCCAAGAAGAACATCCGCTTGAACGTGTCGAAACGGGAAAGAACCGTGGCCATCGCCGCCATCAATCCGATCTTGATCAGGGCGGTCACCAGGATCATTTGATCGTTCGTGAGAATGATGCCCGACCCGGTTTGCATGGGCTCATAGCTACACGAAGCCGCCATCCCTGCCAAATCTCGCTGCTGTTCAGCCGCCTTCCACGCCCATTCAACTAATTAATCCAGCCATTGGACAGGAAGTAGCTGTTTTCACTACACAAATTGTCTATCTTTTTCGCTTACACGAGAAAGGAACCGCTATGTCACTCGCACCGCTTCCATCCCTGAGTTCTATCACCCCCGAAATGGCGGAGAAGCTTCTTCAGGAAAGACTCGCGGCCGCACGGGAAGTCTGGAGCAAAGAGCTGGGGGTCGAGGAAACGGAGAAGAAACATTTCAAGCGCCCCATGGAGCGAGCGTTTACGCGAAATCAGCGCGAAAAGACGACGATTTTGTACGGCGGGCTGACCTGGAAGCACGAGCGACTCATTCAAGGTGTCTTTCACGCCATGGGATACAGCGCGGAGCCGATTCCCGCACCCGACGTCCCGGCCTTTCAGCTTGGAAAAGAGTACGGCAACAACGGCCAGTGCAACCCCACCTATTTTACGGTCGGCAACCTGGTCCAATACCTGCAGAAAATGGAAGCCAAAGGGATCGACCGAAAATCGATTTGCGACAATTACGTGTTTTTTACGGCCGGAGCGTGCGGACCGTGCCGCTTCGGCATGTACGAAGCGGAATATCGATTGGCGTTGCGGAATTCCGGTTTCGGCGACTTCCGCGTTCTGATCTTCGGTCAGGACGAAGGGGTCAAACGGGGCGACAAGAAGGACGGCGGCGCCGGCCTCGACATGAACCTCGAACTTTATCTAATGATTTTGAACTGCATTTCCATGGGGGACCTCGTGAACGAAGTGGCGTATCAGATCCGGCCGTACGAAGTGAACAAAGGAGAGACCGAATACACGCTTAAAGAGGCGATGGATTACCTCTACGGTGAAATTGTGGCGGCTGGCAC
Encoded here:
- a CDS encoding response regulator; this encodes MIRALVVDDEAPARSELAYQLGQCQDVQVVGEADDGLQALSLAEQLHPDVLFLDVHMPEMDGMEVVRRLLSWKTIPYVVFVTAYDRYAVRAFELHALDYIQKPVDLERLSTCVNKVRNIVTKDLLFRGALEKLAGAMGSIPQNAPKEYAFQLAVRNGRRIYAVPVEDIRYVR
- a CDS encoding histidine kinase — its product is MQTGSGIILTNDQMILVTALIKIGLMAAMATVLSRFDTFKRMFFLEREGVKGRIYFIALMGGLFSLGVLARILLGYVAADMGLEGSLLGGLVAGSIVGMTVGLAVSLPAVAAGEYGLIPIAVVAGLAGGLLHHFCYRQRQRISFSPLTLVFFRRYREDQNDRPHLRYDLRLLIVIVALSVLELGASKVWGRSVLFTLIPTHSWTLAALLIGKAAAIGVPLMIWDHTYVEMALAERERGIVQARLDALKSKIQPHFLFNTLNTIASLIRIDPPKARTVLQKLAQILRAILDTNDDFRPLEEELRFTDDFLDIERARFGEERIRVHKNVDPALLRIHVPSLLIQPIVENSVIHGLKKKSGTIRISAQKSDEYLHLIVEDDGVGISAERLSVVKNSGIGLSNVNERLHVLYGSDFDFDVESEPGKGTRVSVAFPLKSTSSRIAGNA